A window from Carassius auratus strain Wakin chromosome 48, ASM336829v1, whole genome shotgun sequence encodes these proteins:
- the LOC113065344 gene encoding gametocyte-specific factor 1-like, producing MATIRFGSSVGPSGVNSENQHHGWTEENVYSEDTDDVGDPNRIVQCPYDKNHQIRASRFPFHVLKCRKNHPKLASELKTCPFNARHLFPKHELSHHIANCEDKRSLNAEDGNVELLEKFQVPVNTCTNPSPYEDWETEADDNAAMFVWGASNNQLAQNDPEPSTTISLSDGLRAPRTLPWKL from the exons ATGGCCACTATTAGATTCGGGAGTAGCGTTGGTCCGTCCGGAGTCAACTCTGAAAATCAACATCATGGCTGGACTGAAGAAAACG TTTATAGTGAAGACACTGATGACGTCGGTGACCCCAACAGGATTGTGCAGTGCCCTTATGACAAAAACCACCAGATCAGAGCCTCTCGCTTCCCTTTTCATGTTCTCAAGTGCAGGAAG AACCACCCCAAACTGGCTAGTGAACTGAAGACTTGCCCCTTCAACGCCAGACACTTGTTTCCCAAGCATGAGTTGTCTCATCACATTGCGAACTGTGAAGACAAGAGGTCACTGAATGCTGAAGATG gaaatGTAGAGCTGCTGGAGAAGTTTCAGGTGCCTGTTAACACCTGCACAAACCCTTCACCCTATGAGGACTGggaaacag AGGCTGATGATAATGCTGCTATGTTTGTCTGGGGTGCATCCAACAATCAGCTTGCCCAAAACGA TCCAGAGCCATCTACCACCATCAGTTTATCCGATGGACTCCGGGCACCACGGACTCTTCCATGGAAACTCT GA